One genomic window of Acidobacteriota bacterium includes the following:
- a CDS encoding helicase yields the protein MTTLKAILGPTNTGKTHYAIERMLAHGTGMIGLPLRLLAREVYDRVVEAKGYAAAALLTGEERIQPPTARYFVCTVESMPVDVRADFVAIDEIQLAEDDDRGHVFTDRILHMRGTHETLLLGADTMRGLLKDLKLGVETEPRPRFSELRYAGHAKITKLPKRTAIVAFSAEEVYAIAELLRRQKGGAAVVMGALSPRTRNAQVALYQSGEVDYIVATDAIGMGLNLNVERVVFAARTKYDGRRHRPLTLAECGQIAGRAGRFRTDGEFGETGSCPPFADEEWKAIEAHRFDPVDAIQWRNSALDYSSLKALIRSLEKPSGNPVLIHNPRALDEWVLRRMSEDGGIGPNVTGERKVRRLWDLARLPDFRKAGPEGHGRLVLGLAETLADPDARLSDEGLSRRMEDLASVRGDINQLQQRLAAIRTWTYAAHRQDWLENPSYWQQKTREIEDSLSDALHEALTARFVDRRTTALLASLRKEDALVTDLTPEGDVTVEGHLVGRLRGLTFEPVVDARTLEGKAVRGAALAAIRPMLSARLAEIASAPAESFRLTEAAEVEHNGAPVARLAKGQQWMTPRVELIGAVEAEPAERQPALARIEEWVRGEIGRVLPTHARLAFAKSGEALEGLLRGLAFRILESGAAIDLRTDESAPRLNPEQREALKAAGIRVGRVAAYTPDAQKPAAQKMIAILKAVESATEYPLAPEGAGSFGLDGTWPEAALAANGYLRFGRRAVRADLAERLGWELAKRRKDAGKAVFEIPIDLASVISCPADDWPAVLKGFGIAPAEKDAETGAVKLWRYSARSRPEGEERPARRAHPPKTEGAPQGERPKRDGGRSDRPRTERPSPRPDRRGEAGSQPRFEPRSKPVDPNSPFAALAALLPPPKPPKPPRPRKGSKPAAPQAAAPGKFRYRPFR from the coding sequence ATGACCACCTTGAAGGCCATTCTCGGCCCCACCAATACCGGCAAGACGCACTACGCCATCGAGCGCATGCTCGCCCACGGCACAGGCATGATTGGCCTGCCGCTGCGGCTGCTGGCGCGCGAGGTGTATGACCGCGTGGTCGAAGCGAAGGGCTATGCCGCTGCCGCCTTGCTGACCGGCGAGGAACGCATCCAGCCGCCAACGGCGCGCTACTTCGTCTGCACGGTGGAATCGATGCCGGTGGATGTGCGCGCCGACTTTGTCGCCATCGACGAGATTCAGCTCGCCGAGGATGACGACCGCGGACATGTGTTCACCGACCGCATCCTCCACATGCGCGGCACGCACGAGACGCTGCTGCTGGGCGCCGACACGATGCGGGGCTTGCTCAAGGACCTGAAGCTGGGTGTGGAGACAGAACCGCGCCCGCGCTTCTCCGAGCTGCGCTATGCCGGCCATGCCAAGATCACCAAGCTGCCGAAGCGCACTGCCATCGTCGCGTTCAGCGCCGAGGAAGTCTATGCCATCGCCGAACTGCTCCGCAGGCAGAAGGGCGGCGCGGCGGTCGTGATGGGCGCCCTCTCGCCGCGTACCCGCAATGCGCAGGTGGCACTCTACCAGTCCGGCGAGGTCGACTACATTGTCGCCACTGATGCCATCGGCATGGGGCTCAACCTGAATGTCGAGCGCGTCGTGTTTGCCGCGCGCACGAAGTATGATGGCCGCCGCCACCGCCCGCTGACATTGGCCGAGTGCGGGCAAATCGCAGGCCGCGCAGGGCGCTTCCGCACGGACGGCGAATTCGGCGAGACCGGCAGCTGCCCGCCCTTCGCAGATGAAGAGTGGAAAGCCATCGAGGCGCACCGGTTCGATCCGGTCGATGCGATCCAGTGGCGCAATTCGGCGCTCGACTATTCCAGTCTCAAGGCGCTCATCCGCTCGCTAGAGAAGCCGTCCGGCAATCCGGTGCTGATCCACAATCCGCGGGCGCTGGATGAATGGGTGCTGCGCCGGATGAGCGAAGACGGCGGCATCGGCCCGAACGTGACGGGCGAGCGCAAGGTGCGCCGGCTCTGGGATCTCGCCCGGCTGCCCGATTTCCGCAAGGCCGGCCCCGAAGGCCACGGGCGCCTCGTGCTGGGCCTCGCCGAGACGCTGGCCGATCCCGATGCGCGCCTCTCCGACGAGGGGCTCAGCCGCCGGATGGAAGACCTCGCCTCCGTCCGCGGCGACATCAACCAGTTGCAGCAACGGCTGGCCGCCATCCGCACCTGGACCTATGCCGCGCACCGGCAGGACTGGCTGGAGAATCCATCTTATTGGCAACAGAAGACCCGGGAGATTGAAGACTCCCTGTCAGACGCGCTACACGAAGCGCTGACAGCCCGGTTCGTGGACCGGCGCACCACTGCCCTGCTTGCAAGCCTGAGGAAAGAAGATGCACTCGTGACTGACCTGACGCCCGAAGGCGATGTGACGGTGGAGGGCCATCTGGTTGGCCGCCTGCGCGGGCTGACGTTCGAACCGGTGGTCGATGCCCGCACGCTGGAAGGCAAGGCCGTGCGCGGCGCCGCGCTCGCCGCCATCCGCCCGATGCTGAGCGCCCGCCTCGCCGAGATCGCGTCCGCGCCCGCCGAATCCTTCCGCCTGACCGAAGCTGCGGAAGTCGAGCATAACGGTGCGCCGGTCGCCCGCCTGGCCAAGGGCCAGCAATGGATGACCCCGCGCGTCGAGCTGATCGGCGCGGTCGAGGCCGAACCGGCCGAACGCCAGCCGGCGCTGGCCCGGATCGAGGAATGGGTGCGCGGCGAGATCGGGCGCGTATTGCCGACGCATGCGCGGCTCGCCTTCGCCAAGTCGGGTGAAGCGCTGGAGGGCTTGCTGCGCGGCCTCGCCTTCCGCATCCTCGAAAGCGGCGCCGCGATTGATCTGCGCACGGACGAATCCGCGCCGCGCCTCAACCCGGAGCAGCGCGAGGCCCTGAAGGCCGCCGGCATCCGCGTCGGCCGGGTCGCCGCCTATACGCCGGACGCGCAAAAGCCCGCTGCGCAAAAGATGATCGCCATCCTCAAGGCTGTTGAGTCGGCCACCGAGTATCCGCTCGCGCCCGAGGGCGCTGGCTCGTTCGGTCTTGACGGTACCTGGCCCGAGGCGGCGCTGGCAGCCAATGGCTACCTGCGCTTCGGGCGCCGGGCCGTGCGGGCCGACCTCGCCGAACGCCTTGGCTGGGAGCTGGCCAAACGGCGCAAGGATGCCGGCAAGGCGGTGTTCGAGATTCCGATCGACCTCGCCTCGGTGATCTCCTGCCCGGCCGACGACTGGCCGGCCGTCCTGAAAGGGTTCGGCATCGCGCCGGCCGAGAAGGATGCAGAAACCGGCGCGGTGAAACTGTGGCGCTATTCGGCGCGGTCGCGCCCGGAGGGCGAGGAGCGCCCGGCCCGCCGCGCGCATCCGCCAAAGACGGAAGGTGCGCCGCAGGGCGAGCGCCCGAAGCGCGACGGCGGCAGGTCTGATCGTCCGCGCACGGAGCGACCCAGCCCCCGGCCCGATCGCCGCGGCGAGGCGGGCAGCCAGCCGCGCTTCGAGCCGCGCAGCAAGCCTGTTGACCCGAACAGTCCCTTCGCCGCGCTCGCCGCCCTGCTGCCTCCGCCGAAGCCGCCCAAGCCGCCCCGCCCCCGCAAGGGCAGCAAGCCCGCCGCCCCACAGGCGGCCGCGCCCGGCAAGTTCCGGTACCGCCCGTTCCGATGA
- a CDS encoding RNA-binding S4 domain-containing protein gives MPEAAAETSVRADVWLWRARFFRTRALSTAFVRKSGLRLTHAGQLRRTDKPGVSLVVGDVVTFGKGTDILTVEVLDLGTRRGPAEEARMLYRPLETGA, from the coding sequence ATGCCCGAAGCAGCGGCGGAAACGTCTGTGCGCGCCGACGTCTGGCTATGGCGCGCCCGGTTTTTCCGCACGCGCGCCCTGTCGACCGCCTTTGTCCGCAAGTCCGGCCTGCGCCTCACCCATGCCGGCCAGCTGCGCCGCACCGACAAGCCCGGTGTCAGCCTGGTGGTGGGCGACGTGGTGACATTCGGGAAAGGCACGGATATTCTCACGGTCGAAGTGCTTGATCTCGGAACCCGCAGGGGGCCAGCCGAAGAAGCGCGGATGTTGTACCGCCCGCTGGAGACTGGCGCATGA
- a CDS encoding nucleoside hydrolase has product MTARTPLIIDCDPGIDDAVMLMMAFLSPAVDLQAITTVAGNVPLRLTSRNARLICERMGRSDVPVFAGCPRPLLRKPVTAEDFHGEAGMAGIEIFEPKAPLTAGHAVNALIDRLTAAAPGSLTMIISGPMTNLATALVMAPACARGIGHLIIMGGGSAIGGNITPYAEFNIFADPHAAAIVFDAGIPTTVLSLDVTHTVRAEPERIARLRAIPGPYPQMMADLLAAGNLLEARWKNGLMAPMHDPSTVVYLLAPHLFETKPCRVSVVTRPGQKFGHTQVKDTKRGPHRWVTKADADAFFGLIESLLEGAA; this is encoded by the coding sequence ATGACCGCCCGCACGCCCCTGATCATCGATTGCGATCCCGGCATCGACGATGCCGTCATGCTGATGATGGCCTTCCTGAGCCCCGCCGTCGACCTGCAGGCGATCACCACCGTCGCGGGCAATGTCCCGCTGCGCCTCACCAGCCGCAACGCGCGCCTCATCTGTGAACGGATGGGCCGCAGCGACGTGCCGGTCTTCGCAGGCTGTCCGCGCCCCCTGCTCCGCAAGCCCGTCACCGCGGAGGATTTCCACGGCGAAGCCGGCATGGCCGGGATCGAGATCTTCGAACCGAAGGCCCCGCTCACTGCCGGCCACGCCGTCAATGCCCTCATTGACCGCCTCACCGCCGCCGCGCCGGGCAGCCTGACGATGATCATCTCCGGGCCGATGACCAACCTTGCAACCGCCCTCGTCATGGCGCCCGCCTGCGCGCGCGGCATCGGCCACCTGATCATCATGGGCGGCGGCAGCGCCATCGGCGGCAACATCACGCCGTATGCGGAGTTCAACATCTTCGCCGATCCCCATGCCGCCGCCATCGTCTTCGATGCCGGCATCCCCACCACCGTGCTCAGCCTCGATGTCACCCACACCGTGCGCGCCGAGCCCGAACGCATCGCCCGCCTGCGCGCCATTCCGGGACCTTACCCGCAGATGATGGCGGACCTGCTGGCCGCCGGAAATTTGCTCGAGGCGCGCTGGAAGAACGGCCTGATGGCGCCGATGCATGATCCGTCCACGGTCGTTTATCTGCTCGCCCCTCACCTCTTCGAGACGAAGCCCTGCCGCGTCAGCGTGGTCACGCGCCCCGGCCAGAAGTTCGGCCATACGCAGGTAAAAGACACGAAGCGAGGACCGCATCGCTGGGTCACGAAAGCCGACGCCGACGCCTTCTTCGGCCTGATTGAATCCCTTCTGGAGGGCGCGGCATGA
- a CDS encoding lipocalin family protein, whose amino-acid sequence MTLRLLIIAASTLGLAACTGGPSGRAKDAPPLQAVPSVDATRYAGLWYEIARYPNGFQKNCEGVTAEYTLRDDGRIGVLNTCRTGTKSGEPRDADGIAKPIDGSGGARLAVNFAPIPLPAGDGNYWVIYLDDAYAHAVVGEPSGRYLWYLSRTPTISPDVRARMDAAAEAQGYDLSMLKETIQP is encoded by the coding sequence ATGACCCTTCGATTGCTGATCATCGCCGCCAGCACCCTCGGCCTCGCAGCCTGTACGGGCGGGCCTTCGGGGCGCGCCAAGGATGCGCCGCCGCTGCAGGCTGTGCCTTCCGTCGATGCAACCCGCTATGCCGGTCTCTGGTACGAGATCGCCCGGTATCCGAACGGCTTCCAGAAAAACTGCGAGGGCGTTACCGCTGAATACACGCTGCGCGATGACGGGCGCATCGGCGTTCTGAACACCTGCCGCACCGGCACGAAGTCCGGCGAGCCGCGCGATGCCGATGGCATCGCCAAACCGATCGACGGATCGGGCGGTGCACGTCTTGCGGTGAATTTCGCGCCGATCCCGTTGCCGGCGGGCGACGGCAACTACTGGGTGATCTATCTCGACGACGCCTATGCGCATGCCGTTGTCGGCGAGCCGTCCGGGCGGTATCTCTGGTACCTGTCGCGCACCCCCACGATCTCGCCGGACGTCCGCGCCCGGATGGATGCGGCGGCTGAGGCGCAGGGCTATGACCTCTCGATGCTGAAGGAAACGATCCAGCCATGA
- a CDS encoding TerB family tellurite resistance protein produces MMKSLKNLFTPKTPAEQPMPSEVAVAALLVEAALVDGVYVNIESDMIAEILLESFNFDADKADAVLAEAEALAEEAVGSHQFTKHAKKLPMADRVKVIEAIYRVILSDGERSDVEEAYVRHVAGLLYVDDIARAEARKRAELRSSEAG; encoded by the coding sequence ATGATGAAGTCCCTGAAAAACCTGTTCACGCCGAAGACCCCTGCCGAACAGCCGATGCCATCGGAAGTCGCGGTCGCGGCGCTGCTGGTCGAGGCGGCGCTGGTGGACGGCGTCTATGTCAACATCGAGAGCGACATGATCGCCGAGATCCTGCTCGAATCCTTCAACTTCGACGCCGACAAGGCCGACGCCGTGCTGGCCGAGGCCGAAGCGCTGGCGGAGGAAGCGGTGGGCAGCCACCAGTTCACCAAGCACGCGAAAAAGCTGCCGATGGCGGACCGGGTGAAGGTGATCGAGGCGATCTACCGCGTGATCCTGTCGGACGGCGAGCGCTCGGATGTCGAGGAGGCCTATGTGCGCCACGTCGCCGGGCTGCTGTATGTCGACGACATCGCCCGCGCCGAGGCGCGAAAGCGGGCCGAGCTGCGTTCCTCAGAGGCCGGTTGA
- a CDS encoding SAM-dependent methyltransferase, producing MTSLALTPVAHVRGGRARPEDDNWGAERARIVLVDGLAADALAGLDAFSHAEIIFQFHLVPDDRIETGARRPRGNPDWPLVGIFAQRGKNRPNRIGVTVCRIVAVEGREIEVEGLDAIDGTPVLDIKPVMREFLPRGDIRQPNWASELMKDYW from the coding sequence ATGACAAGCCTCGCTCTCACCCCGGTTGCCCATGTGCGCGGCGGACGTGCGCGGCCTGAAGACGACAACTGGGGTGCCGAGCGCGCCCGGATCGTCCTCGTCGACGGGCTCGCTGCCGACGCCCTCGCCGGGCTGGATGCCTTCAGCCATGCCGAGATCATATTCCAGTTCCATCTGGTGCCGGACGACCGGATCGAGACCGGCGCGCGGCGTCCGCGCGGCAATCCCGACTGGCCCCTCGTCGGCATCTTCGCGCAGCGGGGCAAGAATCGCCCGAACAGGATCGGCGTGACAGTCTGCCGGATCGTCGCGGTGGAGGGCCGCGAGATCGAGGTGGAGGGTCTCGACGCGATTGACGGGACGCCTGTGCTCGACATCAAGCCGGTGATGCGCGAATTCCTGCCGCGCGGCGACATCCGTCAGCCGAACTGGGCCAGCGAGCTGATGAAGGACTACTGGTAG
- a CDS encoding PaaI family thioesterase: MSDPRLDALAASMPFAGQVGLRFTQADKACVQAQVTVGAEHCTAGGIAHGGFLMTLADCAGAVGAFLNLPEGSKGTTTTESKTNLIAAAPAGSVLTATAEPVSTGRRLQVWQTRIETADGKLVALTTQTQLNL; encoded by the coding sequence ATGAGCGATCCGCGTCTTGATGCCCTCGCGGCCTCGATGCCCTTCGCCGGGCAGGTGGGCCTGCGTTTCACACAGGCAGACAAGGCGTGTGTGCAGGCGCAGGTGACGGTTGGTGCGGAGCATTGCACGGCGGGCGGCATCGCGCATGGCGGCTTCCTGATGACGCTGGCGGACTGTGCGGGGGCAGTCGGCGCGTTCCTGAATTTGCCGGAGGGCAGCAAGGGGACGACCACGACCGAAAGCAAGACAAACCTGATCGCGGCGGCGCCGGCTGGCAGTGTACTGACAGCGACCGCCGAGCCGGTCAGCACGGGTCGGCGCCTGCAGGTCTGGCAAACGCGGATCGAGACGGCGGACGGCAAGCTGGTCGCGCTGACGACGCAGACGCAGCTGAATCTCTGA
- a CDS encoding pentapeptide repeat-containing protein: MIAIRYMDSERVTELGLAELRGARIERQDFLRADFSGRDLTGAAFRDCELRAACLDWANLERARFDYARLMSATFRHAHLRQASLRHACLRGADLSGACLIGADFTGASLRQATLAGANLSGATCLWADGDPLSLSGAVYDAGTVLPPGLRPGELGMVRRFAAGRA; the protein is encoded by the coding sequence GTGATCGCCATCCGGTACATGGATTCTGAACGGGTGACCGAGCTCGGCCTGGCCGAACTGCGCGGCGCGCGCATCGAGCGGCAGGATTTCCTGCGCGCCGACTTCAGCGGGCGCGACCTGACCGGCGCCGCCTTCCGCGACTGCGAGCTGCGCGCCGCCTGCCTCGACTGGGCAAACCTCGAACGGGCACGCTTCGACTATGCGCGGCTGATGTCGGCCACCTTCCGCCATGCGCACCTGCGGCAGGCCTCGCTGCGCCATGCCTGCCTGCGGGGCGCCGACCTGTCCGGTGCCTGCCTGATCGGGGCGGACTTCACCGGCGCTTCGCTGCGCCAGGCCACGCTGGCCGGCGCCAACCTGTCGGGTGCGACCTGCCTGTGGGCCGACGGTGACCCGCTGTCGCTTTCCGGCGCGGTGTATGATGCGGGCACCGTGCTGCCGCCGGGCCTGCGGCCGGGCGAACTCGGCATGGTGCGCCGCTTCGCAGCCGGCAGAGCTTGA
- a CDS encoding CoA ester lyase encodes MSVYRSLLFVPGSRPDRFDKAAASGADAVIIDLEDAVLPADKPKARADVLAWLGASDRAAVGVRLNSPRTAAGCADLAAIAAAGDTLRAAFLMVPKAETAVDLEIVAEASGTRAPLIAVIESGRALVNATAIAAQAAGGLMFGGVDFSASLGADVADWDAMLTARGLIAAAAGAAGVAAYDVPFLDTSDTDGLAASTRRVRAMGFCGRACIHPGQVATVNAAFTPGPDEVAEARAVLAAMQDAGSGVALFKGKMIDRPVVLAAQRIIAAARTD; translated from the coding sequence GTGTCCGTTTATCGCTCCCTCCTGTTCGTGCCGGGTTCCCGGCCAGACCGTTTCGACAAGGCCGCCGCCTCCGGCGCCGACGCCGTGATCATCGACCTGGAGGATGCCGTCCTGCCGGCGGACAAGCCCAAGGCGCGCGCCGACGTGCTCGCCTGGCTCGGCGCAAGCGATCGCGCCGCAGTTGGCGTGCGCCTCAACTCGCCGCGCACCGCCGCGGGCTGCGCCGATCTCGCCGCGATTGCCGCCGCCGGGGACACGCTGCGCGCTGCCTTCCTGATGGTGCCGAAGGCAGAGACCGCCGTCGATCTCGAGATCGTGGCAGAGGCGAGCGGCACGCGCGCCCCGCTGATCGCCGTGATCGAAAGCGGCCGGGCGCTGGTCAACGCTACCGCGATCGCTGCGCAGGCGGCGGGCGGGCTGATGTTCGGAGGCGTCGATTTCTCGGCCAGCCTCGGCGCCGATGTGGCGGACTGGGACGCCATGCTGACCGCGCGCGGCCTGATTGCTGCCGCCGCCGGCGCGGCGGGGGTTGCGGCCTATGACGTGCCCTTCCTCGATACGTCGGATACGGACGGTCTGGCGGCCTCGACCCGCCGCGTCCGCGCAATGGGTTTCTGCGGCCGCGCCTGCATCCATCCGGGGCAGGTGGCAACGGTCAATGCCGCCTTCACGCCGGGTCCGGACGAGGTCGCCGAAGCGCGCGCTGTGCTGGCGGCGATGCAGGATGCCGGCAGCGGCGTGGCGCTCTTCAAGGGCAAGATGATCGACCGGCCGGTCGTGCTGGCCGCGCAGCGGATCATTGCGGCGGCGCGCACGGATTGA
- a CDS encoding ribokinase produces MITVIGSVNLDLVASGAPLPHPGETVTGARLARYPGGKGANQALAAARLGHKVRLVAAVGNDDMAEEALKLLRNGGVDLSATHYLSGETTGTALIAVSPEGENLIVVCPGANNALTAEDAAASPIEHMLGVLEVPVPALLAAAARATGFVALNLAPAMSVPPELLAEADLLVVNETEAAFYGDTLHAPGRRVAISLGGEGAELWKGGVRIASARPPAVRVVDTVGAGDTFFAALACALIEGQPDEAALQFAVAAGAAACTRPGAQPSLPNRVDVDALLAS; encoded by the coding sequence ATGATCACCGTCATCGGCTCCGTCAATCTCGACCTCGTCGCCTCCGGGGCGCCGCTGCCGCATCCGGGCGAAACGGTCACCGGCGCGCGCCTGGCGCGCTATCCGGGCGGCAAGGGCGCGAACCAGGCGCTGGCCGCCGCCCGCCTCGGCCACAAGGTCCGCCTCGTCGCCGCCGTCGGCAATGACGACATGGCCGAGGAAGCGCTGAAACTGCTGCGCAATGGCGGCGTCGATCTCTCCGCCACGCATTACCTGAGCGGCGAGACCACCGGAACCGCACTCATCGCGGTCTCGCCTGAAGGCGAAAACCTGATCGTCGTCTGTCCGGGGGCGAACAATGCGCTGACCGCGGAAGACGCTGCCGCCTCGCCCATCGAACACATGCTCGGGGTGCTGGAAGTGCCCGTCCCCGCCCTGCTCGCGGCCGCCGCGCGCGCTACCGGCTTCGTCGCCCTCAACCTTGCCCCGGCAATGTCCGTCCCGCCGGAACTGCTGGCCGAGGCCGACCTGCTCGTCGTCAACGAAACTGAAGCCGCCTTCTACGGCGACACCTTGCACGCCCCCGGCCGCCGCGTCGCTATCTCGCTGGGCGGCGAAGGCGCCGAGCTCTGGAAAGGCGGTGTACGGATCGCGTCGGCAAGACCGCCTGCGGTCCGCGTCGTTGATACCGTCGGCGCCGGCGACACCTTCTTCGCCGCCCTCGCCTGCGCCCTCATCGAAGGCCAGCCCGACGAGGCGGCCCTGCAATTCGCCGTCGCCGCCGGCGCCGCCGCCTGCACCCGCCCCGGCGCCCAGCCGAGCCTCCCGAACCGCGTCGATGTCGACGCGCTCCTCGCTTCCTGA
- a CDS encoding thioesterase family protein, with protein MNLFFRFLRVFLPAFFTRVHTGLLDLHIVRSAVWLGDQDPMGHMTNSRYSSFTDLGMMNFMGRTGALKAYRKRGWAPIVQYESFNYIRMLRYPQKFELQTRLAGWDDCFICFEHQFISKGAVCAESRVVARLYGRKKAKITAQDAMDALGVQLESPELAPAFHRIIGELKARA; from the coding sequence ATGAACCTGTTCTTCCGATTCCTGCGCGTCTTCCTGCCCGCCTTCTTCACCAGGGTTCACACCGGCCTGCTCGACCTGCACATCGTGCGCTCCGCCGTCTGGCTGGGCGACCAGGACCCGATGGGTCACATGACCAACTCGCGCTATTCCTCGTTCACCGATCTTGGCATGATGAACTTCATGGGCCGCACCGGCGCCCTGAAAGCCTATCGCAAGCGCGGCTGGGCCCCGATCGTGCAGTACGAATCGTTCAACTACATCCGCATGCTGCGCTATCCGCAGAAATTCGAACTGCAGACCCGCCTCGCCGGCTGGGACGACTGTTTCATCTGCTTCGAGCACCAGTTCATTTCGAAGGGCGCCGTCTGCGCCGAAAGCCGTGTTGTCGCCCGCCTGTACGGGCGCAAGAAGGCGAAAATTACCGCGCAGGACGCGATGGACGCGCTCGGCGTGCAGCTCGAAAGCCCGGAGCTTGCCCCCGCCTTCCACCGTATCATCGGTGAACTGAAGGCGCGCGCATGA